Part of the Tidjanibacter massiliensis genome is shown below.
ATGGATTTCAGCACCACCGCACCGATGCCGTTGCGGGCAAGCTCCTCGATGTGAGCGGCCGTTGCCGTCAGCGGAGAACTGCTTGCTATCAAGGGGTTCTTCAGCCTGAGCCCCATGTATTTTACCGAAAGGTCTGTCATAATCGCTATCGTTTATTTATTTCCTATAATCCCGCTCTCCGAATATCCTGCTGCCTATGCGTACCATGGTGGCACCGCACTCCACGGCAATGGGATAGTCGTGCGTCATTCCCATGGACAGCGTATCGAACCCGGCTCCGAAGTAGGCTTCCCGAAATTCACGGAACAACCCGTGTACTGCAGTAAATTCGGCCCGTATCCGTGCATCGTCATCCGTTTGCGACGCCACGGCCATCAAGCCCCGGATGCGTACGTTTCCATATGTCCGCCATGCCCCTCCGGCCAGGTAGCTGCGCAGCTCCTCCGGTGCCCATCCGCTCTTGGTCTCCTCCATGGCAACGTGCACCTCAAAGAGGACATCGATGGTCCGGTCGTTCCTGGCGGCTTCGCGGTCTATCACGGCCAGCAACCTGTCCGAATCGACCGAATGGATGAGCTCCACGAAGGGAGCGATGTACTTCACCTTATTGGTCTGCAAATGTCCTATCATGTGCCACCGTATGTCGGGCGGTAAAAGGGGATACTTCTCCCTGAGTTCCTGCGGACGGTTCTCGCCGAATATCCGCTGGCCGGCATCGTACGCCTCGCGTATCATCTCTGCCGGATGGGTTTTGGAGACGGCCACCAGCGTGACGTCCTCCGGAATGGAGGTCTTAACCTCCTGTAATCTTTCTGTCAGTGACATCGCTATTTTTATGTTAAGACAAAAATACGCATAATTTTCATATATTTGCTTTCCGTGTCGATACGGACAATCAATTAATACGCTATAAAATGAGAAAATTCTTTTTGGCAGCCGGACTACTTGCGACCATAGGGGTGGGAACCGCTGCCGCATGTACCAATTTCATCATCACGAAAGGAGCATCCACGGACGGTTCGGCCATGGTAAGTTATGCCGCCGATTCGCACCAGCTCTACGGGGCGCTGTACAAATACGATGCCCCGCGCAAGGGCTACAGGCCGGGAACCATGATGCCCGTCTATGAATGGGATACGGGCCGCTACCTCGGAGACATTCCGCAAGCCGCGCACACCTACTCCACGGTAGGCAACATGAACGACCGTCAGTTGATTATCGCTGAGACTACCTATGGCGGCCGTCCGGAACTGGCAGACCCCGATGGCGGCATCGACTACGGTTCGCTCATCTACATCACGCTCCAGCGGGCTGCTACGGCGCGGGAGGCCATCGCCACCATCGTGGAGCTGGCCAATACGTACGGTTACGCCTCCAGCGGCGAATCGTTCTCGATAGTGGACAAGGAAGAGGCGTGGATTTTCGAGATGATAGGCAAGGGGAGCAAAATCGTGGAGGGTCGGAACGTCAACAAAGGCATCGTCTGGGTAGCCCGCCGTATCCCCGACGGTTACATCTGTGCGCATGCCAACCAGGCCCGCATCACGCAGTTCCCGCTTGACGACCCAGAGAATTGTCTTTATGCCCCGGATGTCATTTCGTTCGCCCGCGAGATGGGATATTACGACGGCAGCGACGAGGATTTCAGCTTCAGCGACGTGTACGCGCCGCTCGAATTCGGAACGATGCGCGGCTGCGAAGCCCGCGTATGGTCGTTCTTCCGTACGTTCGCCCCGGGCATGGACGCTTACCTGGATTATGCGATGGGATACAATCCCGAAAATCGCATGCCCCTGTGGGTGAAACCCTCGAAGAAGATTTCGCCCAAGGAGGTGTTCGACGCCATGCGCGACCATTTCGAGGGTACTCCGATGGACATGACCGCCGACATCGGTGCAGGCGGCAGCGCATGTCCCTACCGCTGGCGGCCCATGGAGTGGGAGTGGGAAGGAGAGACCTATGTGAACGAACGTGCGACCGCAACGCAGCAGACCGGTTTCTGGTTCGTGGCGCAGGCCCGCAGCTATCTGCCCGATGCGATAGGGGGCGTACTCTGGTTCGGTGTGGACGATGCTGCCACTTCGGCGCTGACACCGATATACTGCGGGACGACCGAAGTCCCTCCCTGTTTCAGCGAAGAGAACGGCAGTCTGCTGGAGTACTCCGACACGGCGGCGTTCTGGATTTTCAACCGTGTGGCACAGTTCGCCTACCTGCGGTACAATGTAATCGGCAAGGCTGTCCGCGAGAACGTGGACGCATGGGAGAATGAAATGCTGCTCAAGGTACAGGAGTTCGACGAAAAGGTGATGCACAGCAATATGTCGCATAACCGAATGATACGCGAAGCCACGAGATTTTCCGTCGAGAACGCACAACGGCTGTTCGACCGATGGAAGACACTGGACAGATACCTGATGGTTAAATATATCGACGGTAACGTGAAGGTGGAGAACGCCGACGGTTTCGTAACCAACGGTTACAGCGACAAGATACCCGAAACACCCGAATGGCCCGGTTATACGGACGAATGGAAGGAAGCGGTCGTCCGGGACCACGGCGACGTGCTGCGCGTAGTGGAATAAAAGCAGCCGGCCGCGGAAGGAATCCGGGGCTTATTTGTTAAATTTGCGGCCTGGCCGGAGCCCGCTCCGTTCGGGCCGCAGGTTTGAAAGAAAATGGATAATCACATTAAAACAAACAAGAAATGAAATACGATGTTGTCGTAATAGGCAGCGGCCCCGGAGGATATGTGGCCGCGATAAAGGCCGCGCAGAACGGCCTGAAAACCGCCGTAGTGGAAAAAGCCGAATTGGGCGGCGTCTGCCTGAACTGGGGTTGCATTCCCACCAAAGCCCTTCTGAAAAGCGCTCAGGTGTACAATTATGCCAAACACGCGGCCGGTTACGGTATCGAGATAAACGGAGAGATAACCGCCCCGCTCGACAAAATCGTCGAACGCAGCAGGGGAGTGGCCGATACGATGAGCAAGGGCGTATCGTTCCTGATGAAGAAGAACGGAATCGAGGTCATCAACGGCCGCGGACGGCTCGGCGGGAAAGGTACGGTCGAGGTGGAAGGAACCGACGGTACGAAACAGACCGTAGAGGCTTCCCACATCATACTGGCGACCGGTTCCCGTCCGCGCGAGATGAAGTTCATGCCTATCGACGGCCGGAAAATCATCTCCTCCAAAGAGGCTCTCGTCCTCAGGGAACTTCCCGAAAGCATGGCCGTAGTCGGTTCGGGTGCCATCGGCTGCGAGTTCGCCTATTTCTATGCCTCGCTCGGAGTGAAGGTAACGGTTATCGAATACCTGCCGCAACTGCTTCCGGCCGCCGATACCGACGTCAGCAAAGCGCTCGAACGCGCCTTCCGGAAGATGAAGATAGGCGTCATGACCGGTACTACGGTGAAAGACGTGACGGTAAACGGCGACGGAAAATGCGAACTCCGCATCGAAGGGAAAAAAGGCGAAGAGATACTTACGGCCGACATCGTCCTTTCGGCAGTCGGCATCAAGTCGAACCTCGAAGGACTCGGTCTCGAAGAGGCGGGCATCACGCTCCAGGGTGACAAAATAACAGTAGACGACTTCTACCGTACGAATGTCGAAGGCGTATATGCCATCGGCGACATCGTTCACGGCCCCGCACTGGCGCATGTGGCCTCTGCCGAAGCCATCTGCTGCGTGGAAAAGATATGCGGTCACGCTCCCGCCCCGATAGATTATACCACCATTCCGTCATGTGTCTACACTACGCCGGAAATCGCCATGGTCGGGCTGACGGAGAAACAGGCCATCGAAGGCGGTTACGAAATCAAAGTCGGACAGTTCCCCTATACGGCTTCCGGAAAGGCAACGGCCGCAGGCGACCGAGACGGGTTTGTCAAGTTGATTTTCGATGCGAAAACCGACCGACTGCTGGGCGCCCACATGATGGGGGCCAATGTAACGGAGATGCTCGCCGAACCCACGTTGGCGAAAGCGCTGGGAGCGACGGCGCACCAGATAGCCGCGACGGTACATCCGCACCCCACAATGAGCGAAGCCGTTATGGAAGCTGCGGAAGCCGCCCTCGGCCATGCGGTACACCTGTAACAGGGCGTCCACCGGCAAACCGCCACGGCAGTAAAGCGTCGATAGTGAAAAAGGCAGGCCCTGGGGCCTGCCTTTTTCACTACGATAACAAATTACTTCAATTCGAAATCACAACTCTGGATGAGTTCATCTTTCACTTTAAGGCCCATGTGGTTGAGATATACCTGTATTCCCTCTCTTTTTGCAAATTCAATCGGGTCTATGAAATCGGAATCCCCGCCTATGATAGCGATTTTATCTACAACCTTATGGGTCGCTATCCAAACCATATCCATTCCGACCTTGATATCCACACCCTTTTGCTTGAAAGATGGACGATACCCGGTCAAAATGCCGTTATCATCAATCTTAGGCTGCCATCCGGCAAAAGACAACATTCCCAACCGCAGACAGAATTTATCGGTTCGGGCAAGTTCGTTTAACAAATCGGTCTTCGCGACATACGACTTCGATAGCGTAAAATCGTACTCTTCCCCTTGCGGGTTTGTCTTTTTACCGCTGAACGGCCGGGCGTCATAGAAATAGACGCGAAACAATACGTCCTTAATATTTTCCGAATCGGTAAGGGTTTTCGCCCGAATCAATCGCATCGTATTCTCCACTTCCTGCTTCACATGGTCTGCCGTCGGAAGCATACCGTTGACTCTGTTCTTATTAACGGCATCGAAAAAACCACCGTCCACCAGAATCGCTATCTTCATTATCTCCATATAGATTACCGAATAAGTCCGGCAAATTACCGGAAAAGAAACTGATTTATTAATTTATTGAATTAATTATACCTTTTCCGTTATCCCGAGCATGCATTATTTCACCCGAATCAGGTTCAGACCGTCACGCAGGGGGAGTACTACATTTTCCACCCGGTCGTCTTCCCTGACCATCCGATTGAATTCCCGTATCGCCATGGTATGGGGGTCGCGGTACTGCTCCGGTTCGGCCACCTTCCCGTACCACAGGATGTTGTCGGCGATGAGGTAACTGCCGGAACGGACCAGCGGCACCGTCCGCCCTTCGTCCATCAGCATACGGTAATAGGCCGGATATTCGCGCTTGTCGCCATCGATAAAGACCAAATCGTAAGTTTCGTTCAGAGAGGGCATCACCGCGAAAGCACTGCCGATATGCAGGCGGATTCGGTCACCGTATCCGCTGCGCTCCACGAACGAACGTATCAGCTCCTCCTGTTCGTCGTCCGCTTCTATCGTATCGAGTATCGCTCCGGCCTCCATGCCAGTGGCCATGGAGAGCGCCGAATATCCCGTAAACGTACCTATTTCGAGTACCCGGTGCGGACGCAGCATTCTGACAAGCATACCGAGGAATCGCCCCTGTATTTGTCCCGAGAGCATCTGGGGATGAACAGCCCGCTGATTTGTGGTCCGTGTCAGTTCCTCCATCAATGCGTCCTCGGGCGACGACATTTCGTGTATATAACGTTCCAAACGTTCCATCCGCTACTTGTAAATCAGGGCCGACATGCCCGTAAATATCTCTTCCGCTACCGTCCGGAGCGTCTCCCCGTCGAGCGCCTCTATCTTCTCCTTCGCCTCCCCGAAACCGTCCACATCTCCGAATACGAGATAGCTTTTGGCCGCCCCCAGCATATACGATTCGTTGTTTTCGGCAGAAATGGCGAGCTGTCCGAGGAATTGTCTTTTGGCGACCGAAAGACGGCGCGGAGAGAGGACATGCTCTGCCAACTCACCCAATTGCCTGTCCATCAACTCTATGCACCGGGAGGCATTCTCCTTCTCACAGCTGAAGTAGATGGAGGCGACACCCGAGTCGGTAAAGGGCGTATAGGTGGCTTCCACCGAATAGGAAAGCGCGTTTTTTTCCCGAAGCAGCACATTCAGCAGCGAATTGGCAGACGGGCCGCCGAGGGTATTCATCAGCAACATCAGCGGCAGGCGTCTGTCGTCCTTCAGGTCGTAGGCACGCTTGCCCTTCATACAGTGTACCTGATGGGTGCCGCGGCCGACAGAGTGACAGAACGGTTCCGGGGCAGGATGTACCGTCCGGCCGAATGCCCGCTGGCTCGCCGGTATGCCTCCGAACCAGCGGTCGGCCACTGTCCGAAAAGCCTTTTCGGAGAGGTTGCCGATAAGCGAAAAGACCATCTGGTCGGTCGTATAGGTTCGGGCGACGAACCGCCGGATATCTTCACTGTGCATCCGGCGCAGCGTAGCCTTACTGCCGAGAATGTTGTGTCCGAGCGACGAACCGTCGAAAATCCGGTCCTCAAATTCGTCGTATATACGGTCGGTCGGAGAATCCTTGTAGAGATTTATCTCATCGAAAATCACGTTCTTCTCCTTCTCTACCTCATGTTCCGGAAAAGTAGAGCGGAAAACGATGTCGGCTATCAGTTCCACCGCCTTGGCGTAGTCGCCTCGCAGGGTAGTGGCATGCACCACGGTCTCTTCCTTGGTCGTATAGGCGTTGAGTTCTCCACCCATGTTCTCCAGCCGACAATTCACTTGCCAGGCTTTCCGCCGCTGCGTCCCCTTGAACAGCGTGTGTTCTACAAGATGGGCCATGCCGTATTCGCCGGGCAGCTCGTCGCGGCTGCCGGTATTTACGGTCAGGGCACAATGTACCACCGCCGATTTGACCTGTTTGAGGATGCATCTGATGCCGTTGGGCAAGGTATATGTGATGAATTCCATCAGTCGTTTCGGTTTTGGGCCCGTAAAGAGAGATATTGTCCGGTATGGCTCTCCGGACACTCCGCAAGGTCGGCCGGAGTTCCTGCAAACACCAGGCGTCCACCCCCTTCGCCCGCTTCCGGGCCGAGGTCTATCACCCAGTCGGCACACCGGATGACATCCATGTTGTGCTCCACAACCACAATGGTATGTCCCTTTTCGATGAGAGCATTGAAGGCCGCGAGGAGCTTGTTGATGTCGTGAAAATGGAGTCCGGTCGTCGGTTCGTCGAACACGAACAGGGTACTCTCCGAAGCATTGTCCTTCATCAGAAAAGTAGCCAGTTTCACCCGCTGTATCTCTCCTCCGGAGAGGGTGGAGGTGGATTGGCCGAGCTTGATATACCCCAGCCCCACATCCTGCAGCGTTTTCAGTATCTCCAGCACTTTCCTGTTCGCGGCATTGCCGCCGTCCAGCGCAAAAAACTCCATCGCCTCGTCCACCGTCATCTCCAGCACATCGTATATCGACCGGCCATGATACTTGACCTCCAATACGTTGTCATTGAAGCGTTTGCCTCCGCAGTACTCACATTTGAGCTCGATGTCGGCCATAAACTGCATACCTACCACCACGAAACCGTCACCCTGACACTCTTCGCACCGGCCGCCGGGCCGGTTGAACGAAAAATAGGAGGGCGTCATGCCGTTGTTCACGGCATAGGGCTGGTCGGCGAATATCTTGCGAATGTAGTCGTAGGCCTTGGTATAGGTGACGGGATTGGAACGCTGCGACTTTCCAATCGGATTTTGGTCTATCATCTCGATGGATTTCAACATGCCGACGTCGCCGGCCAGCCCTTCAAAACTACCCGGTTTCACACCCGTTTCAAACAGTTTGCGCCGGACAGCCGGATAGAGTATCCCCTTGACGAGAGACGATTTGCCGCTGCCGCTCACCCCGGTAACACAGGTCATCACACCGAGCGGTATCTTCACGTCTATCCCTTTGAGATTGTTCTCTCTCGCACCCTTTATTTCAATGCAGTTGCTCCAGCCGCGCGGAGAGGTCGGAGGATGTATGGCGCGTTTGCCTGTCAGGTAATCCGCCGTCAGGCTGCCTTCCGCCTTTTCAAGCTGTTCGAACGAACCGTTGAATACCACCTGTCCGCCGTTGTAACCCGCTTCCGGGCCGATGTCGATGATGCGGTCGGCAGCACGGATTATCTCCTCCTCGTGTTCGACGACGATTACCGTATTGCCCAAATCGCGGAGTTGCCTAAGAACCTTAATGAGCCGCGCCGTATCGCGCGGATGGAGACCGATACTCGGTTCGTCGAGAATATAGAGCGAGCCGGTCAGGTTGCTACCGAGCGACGTGGCGAGATTGATGCGCTGGCTCTCGCCTCCGGAAAGGGTGGAGGAGAGACGGTCGAGCGTCAGATATCCCAACCCCACATCGGAGAGGTAAGCCAGCCGGTTGCGTATTTCGACCAAGACGCGCGAAGCCGTCTGTGCGTCGTGTTCGTCCAGGACGAGACTGCCGAAAAATTCCATGAGGCTGTCCACGCTCATGGCCACAAGCTCTGCGATGTTCTTGCCGCCTACTTTGACGTAAAGTGCCTCCTTACGGAGCCTGCTCCCGCCGCATTCATGGCAAAGCGTCTTGCCCGTATATCTGGAGAGCAATACCCGATACTGTATCTTGTAGCGTTCGCTTTCGAGGTATGCGAAGAAATCGTTCAGCCCTTTGAAATAGCGGTTTCCCGTCCACAGCAACTGTTTCTGCTCTCTGGTGAGTTCGTAGTAGGGCCTGTGTATCGGAAAATCAAACTTGTGGGCAGAAGCCACCAACTGCTCTTTCCACCACTTCATGGTATCGCCGCGCCAGGCGGCTATCGCGTCGTCGTAGATGCTTCTGGTCTTGTCGGGCACGACGAGCTCTTCGTCGATTCCGATAACCTTGCCATACCCTTCGCAAACCGGGCAGGCCCCTATCGGATTGTTGAACGAAAACATATGCTCGGTCGGAACTTCGAAAGTCATCCCGTCGGCCTCAAAACGGGTAGAGAAGATCTCCGCCCGGTCGCCGTCCTCCTCCTGCACGACTATCTTGCAGCTCCCGCCGCCGTAACTCAGCGCCTGTGCGACCGAATCGCCCAGCCTGCTCTTCGTCTCCTCGTCATCGCGGACCTTGACACGGTCCACCACGATGTCGAACTCCCCGGTCTGTTCAATTCCCGGCCGGGAGATATACTCTTCGACAGGGATGGCAGCACCGTCGGCATAAATGCGCTGGATACCCTCCTTGACGAGCAGGGTAAGCCGTTCTACGGCACCCTGACCTGCTGCGGGCCGGACGGTGGCACAGATGAGTACACGTCGGCCGGTCTGTCCGACGATGTAGGAGACGATATCCTGTACCTGATAACACCTCACCTCCCGACCTGTGACGGGAGAGTAGGTCCGCCCTATACGGGCGAAAAGCAGTTTCAGGTAGTCGTATATCTCGGTAGACGTACCGACCGTCGAACGGGGATTGCGCGTATTAACTTTCTGCTCTATCGCAATCGCGGGAGCGATGCCGCTTATCGAATCTACATCGGGTTTGTCGATACGGCCGAGAAACTGGCGGGCATAGGCGGAAAGGCTCTCGACATACCTGCGCTGCCCTTCGGCGAACAGGGTATCGAAAGCCAGCGTGGATTTACCGGAACCTGAAAGCCCTGTGACGACCACCAGCCGGTTATGGGGAATTTCGAGGCTGATATTCTTCAAATTATGTACCCTAGCCCCCTTTATGTAAATGGAATCGTGTTTTTCCGCGTCGTTCTTCTGCATCTGTTCCTTATCCCTTCCTTTTCACATCGGCCCCTTCCACATTCCCCAGTTTCGCCTCCAATGCAGCGGCACGACTCCGGCGTATGGCCAGCGTCATGGTACACAGGTTATCGAAATGCTGGGAAACGATACGGGGCTGTTCCTCCTTGACGGTCTTCATCACATCGTTCATACATACATACGGGAAAGCGACCGTGAATATTGTATCCACCGTTTTCTCCACGATTTTCGCTGCGGCAAGCGCCCCGGCAGCCGATTCCCGATAGGCGTTGATAAGCCCCGGCACGCCTAGTTTCGTCCCGCCGAAGTAACGCACCACGACAATCAGGCAGTCGGTCACCCCCGCGGACAGCATCTGTCCCAATATCGGCCGGCCGGCCGTTCCGGAGGGTTCGCCGTCATCGTTCGCCCGGTACACGCCCCCGTCCGCACCGAGACGATAGGCATAGCAGTGATGGGTGGCATCGTAATACCGCTTGCGCAGCCCCTCGACAAGCTCCATGGCCTCCTCGGGCGAAGAAACGGGATAGGCATAAGCGAAAAACTTGCTGCTGCGCTCCTTGAATTGCGCCTCGGCAGGAGCATCTATCGTCCGGTAAAGGTCTTCACCATCCGCCATAACTGCTGTAAAACTTTATTTCGGATGGCTGAATATTCTGTTCCAGCGTATTTTGCCTGGGAAACTCTTGTCTTTATCGGCAGACCATCCGATAAACACCGGTTTGCCCACCACATGGTCTTCGGGAACGAATCCCCAAAAACGGGAGTCGGCGGAATTATGCCGGTTGTCGCCCATCATGAAGTAGTAATCCATGGCGAATGTATAGGAGTCGGCCGGAGCACCGTTGATATAAATCTCCCCGTCACGCACTTCGAGGTCGTTGCCCTCGTAATTCCTGATTATCCTCCGGTAAAGGGGCAGGTTCTCCGTCGTAAGGGCAACGGTAGCCCCTTGCTTCGGAATCCACAGCGGGCCGAAATTGTCCTCATTCCAGTCGAAACGGTCGTCGTTAGGGAATATCCAGTAGCCCGTGCCGCTCGATTCGTACCGCTCTATCGAAACGATATTGGACATGCCGCGAAGCTGCTCCACATTGGCATCGGTCAGGGGAAGCAGATAGGTATGTACGCTCTGGTCATACAGAATGTCGTCTTTCGCTATGCCGAGTTCGTCGAAAGTCCGCCGGCTGATGGGATTGCCTGCGGTACGCACGTAATAGTTGTATTGACGCCCTGGAGCATCCCGGTGTCGTACGCCGTTGACATAAAGGTCTCCGTGTACGACCGCTACGGTATCGCCCGGCAGACCGACGCAGCGCTTCACGTAGTGTTCGCGCTTGTCGGCGGGGTGGGAGATGACCGTATACTGCCGCTCGAGCAGTTCCCGCCCGCGCCGCTCGCCGTAAGTGAGCTGGAATTCGCGCAGCACATCGTAATAGGTGACATTGGGATTCTCCATGAGTACAGTATCGCCAGCGGGAAAATTAAACACCACGATGTCGTCGCGCTGCACGCTGCCGCATCCAGCCAAGCGCTTATAGGGCCGCTTCACTGCTTCCGAATAGGACTTTTTCGTCTGCGAAAATGGCATTCTGTTATGCACCAACGGAAACGACAGGGGAGTCATGGGCATCCGCGGCCCGTAAGCCACTTTGCTGACACAGAGATAATCGCCCACCAGCAGCGTCTTTTCCATCGAGGAGGTGGGTATCCGGTACATCTGGAAGATATAGGTATGGATGAGCGATGCCGCGATAACAGCGAACACAATGGCCTCTATCCAGCTCCAAGTTTCACGGTAGGCCTTGTTGGTCGCCTTGCGCTCCTGATGTTTTTTGCCGAAAAGGAACCTCGACAGATATTTCGTAATGTAGATGTCGAATATGACGGGCAGTCCGAGAAGCATCCAAGGATTGCGCGACCATATCACGAGCCACAAAATATAAATTACCGATACGATGGTAAATTTGGTCCATCGATTCCGGAAAAACGTACGCACCTTACTCCAAAATTCCTTCATTGTTCTGTCGTTCTGTCTATTCTATACAGTTATCTCGATTATCTCTTAATGAATAATGCTACCGAGCATGTCGTCCATGGTCAGCACCCCCTTGTGTCCGGCAGCGAACTCCGCCGCCATCACCGCACCCACGGCGAATCCGCGGCGCCCCTTGGCCTCATGGCACAGCGTGATGGTATCCGCCACTGAATCGTATATCACCTCGTGGATACCGGCGACATCGCCTTCACGCACGGAAACGATACCCAGCGCGGAGGGGCAGTCCGTTTCATGGTTCACCCACGCTTCGGTCCAGCCGATGTTACGCAGAATACCCTCGGCCAGCGTGACAGCCGTTCCGCTCGGCGCATCCTTTTTTCTTGTGTGATGCACCTCGCGCATCGACACCGCGTACTCCGGGAACCGGTCCATGATGCGGGCTAGATACTCGCTGACGCGGAAAAGGATATTTACACCGATACTGAAATTGGACGACCAAAAGAACGTACCGTCCAGCTCTTCGCACAGCTTTTCCGCCTCCTCCCGGCGTTCGTTCCATCCTGTCGTACCGCACACTACAGGCACTCCCGCCCGGAGACAGGTCTCGACATTGCCGAATGCCGTAGCGGGAGTGGTGAACTCGATGGCGACATCGGCCTGCGCCAAACGCTCCGTTGCAAGTTTCGCCTCTTCCCCCGCATCCACCGTAAAAAGTACCGTATGGCCCCGGTCGATAAGCACACGTTCTATCTCGTGCCCCATCGTGCCGTATCCTATGATGACTGTTTTCATGCCTTCTTATCGAGTTCCGGAAAAGACCGGTATTGTGCAAAGGTACTCAAAACGTCCCGATGCACAGCATATCCAAACGGTATTTTTCCTACCGTCCGGCAACATCACGGTTCTCTCCGCTATTCGGCTACGGAAAGAACGTCGGGCGTATAGGTACGCAAAGCGAGTTTTTTCACCCATACGACGAAAATACCCGTGAGAATCAGGTTCAGTACAAGCGTCAGCACTGAAATGACCAGCGCCGGTCCGCCGAGATTGTAACCGATGGCGATAAAAATGACGCCGGCCCCCACCTCTCCGCGAGTGAACATGCCGATGGAGAGTGCCAGGCGTTCGCTCCATTTCCGGTCGCGGTAGAAAAACATGGGCACCAGCTTGCCGATATTGGACAAAAAAGATACGGCGACGACATGGAGGGCGATGACACCCCAGGACATCATGGGCTGCGAACCAGTTACGGAAGCGGCACCCGCAGC
Proteins encoded:
- a CDS encoding IMPACT family protein, which codes for MADGEDLYRTIDAPAEAQFKERSSKFFAYAYPVSSPEEAMELVEGLRKRYYDATHHCYAYRLGADGGVYRANDDGEPSGTAGRPILGQMLSAGVTDCLIVVVRYFGGTKLGVPGLINAYRESAAGALAAAKIVEKTVDTIFTVAFPYVCMNDVMKTVKEEQPRIVSQHFDNLCTMTLAIRRSRAAALEAKLGNVEGADVKRKG
- the dapB gene encoding 4-hydroxy-tetrahydrodipicolinate reductase, with the translated sequence MKTVIIGYGTMGHEIERVLIDRGHTVLFTVDAGEEAKLATERLAQADVAIEFTTPATAFGNVETCLRAGVPVVCGTTGWNERREEAEKLCEELDGTFFWSSNFSIGVNILFRVSEYLARIMDRFPEYAVSMREVHHTRKKDAPSGTAVTLAEGILRNIGWTEAWVNHETDCPSALGIVSVREGDVAGIHEVIYDSVADTITLCHEAKGRRGFAVGAVMAAEFAAGHKGVLTMDDMLGSIIH
- a CDS encoding S26 family signal peptidase, encoding MKEFWSKVRTFFRNRWTKFTIVSVIYILWLVIWSRNPWMLLGLPVIFDIYITKYLSRFLFGKKHQERKATNKAYRETWSWIEAIVFAVIAASLIHTYIFQMYRIPTSSMEKTLLVGDYLCVSKVAYGPRMPMTPLSFPLVHNRMPFSQTKKSYSEAVKRPYKRLAGCGSVQRDDIVVFNFPAGDTVLMENPNVTYYDVLREFQLTYGERRGRELLERQYTVISHPADKREHYVKRCVGLPGDTVAVVHGDLYVNGVRHRDAPGRQYNYYVRTAGNPISRRTFDELGIAKDDILYDQSVHTYLLPLTDANVEQLRGMSNIVSIERYESSGTGYWIFPNDDRFDWNEDNFGPLWIPKQGATVALTTENLPLYRRIIRNYEGNDLEVRDGEIYINGAPADSYTFAMDYYFMMGDNRHNSADSRFWGFVPEDHVVGKPVFIGWSADKDKSFPGKIRWNRIFSHPK
- the uvrA gene encoding excinuclease ABC subunit UvrA — translated: MQKNDAEKHDSIYIKGARVHNLKNISLEIPHNRLVVVTGLSGSGKSTLAFDTLFAEGQRRYVESLSAYARQFLGRIDKPDVDSISGIAPAIAIEQKVNTRNPRSTVGTSTEIYDYLKLLFARIGRTYSPVTGREVRCYQVQDIVSYIVGQTGRRVLICATVRPAAGQGAVERLTLLVKEGIQRIYADGAAIPVEEYISRPGIEQTGEFDIVVDRVKVRDDEETKSRLGDSVAQALSYGGGSCKIVVQEEDGDRAEIFSTRFEADGMTFEVPTEHMFSFNNPIGACPVCEGYGKVIGIDEELVVPDKTRSIYDDAIAAWRGDTMKWWKEQLVASAHKFDFPIHRPYYELTREQKQLLWTGNRYFKGLNDFFAYLESERYKIQYRVLLSRYTGKTLCHECGGSRLRKEALYVKVGGKNIAELVAMSVDSLMEFFGSLVLDEHDAQTASRVLVEIRNRLAYLSDVGLGYLTLDRLSSTLSGGESQRINLATSLGSNLTGSLYILDEPSIGLHPRDTARLIKVLRQLRDLGNTVIVVEHEEEIIRAADRIIDIGPEAGYNGGQVVFNGSFEQLEKAEGSLTADYLTGKRAIHPPTSPRGWSNCIEIKGARENNLKGIDVKIPLGVMTCVTGVSGSGKSSLVKGILYPAVRRKLFETGVKPGSFEGLAGDVGMLKSIEMIDQNPIGKSQRSNPVTYTKAYDYIRKIFADQPYAVNNGMTPSYFSFNRPGGRCEECQGDGFVVVGMQFMADIELKCEYCGGKRFNDNVLEVKYHGRSIYDVLEMTVDEAMEFFALDGGNAANRKVLEILKTLQDVGLGYIKLGQSTSTLSGGEIQRVKLATFLMKDNASESTLFVFDEPTTGLHFHDINKLLAAFNALIEKGHTIVVVEHNMDVIRCADWVIDLGPEAGEGGGRLVFAGTPADLAECPESHTGQYLSLRAQNRND